Proteins from one Astatotilapia calliptera chromosome 8, fAstCal1.2, whole genome shotgun sequence genomic window:
- the LOC113028126 gene encoding dickkopf-related protein 3-like, which translates to MFGNLWLVCLCLSFYGTEARIWAWMLNMPHSPPKEGAKALRQSTPVAKPVTAACDHDRACGRGFSCDRHFGLCVPLRGEGHYCRRDAQCVRGLSCMFGKCHRSIPDGQEGARCKVDRDCGASMCCARHHGEQVCKRRLTLDESCYVPDGGLAFSINQICPCDEGLLCRESSGKLQREREFIYQPERTSWTCQVPNL; encoded by the exons ATGTTTGGAAATCtgtggttggtttgtttgtgtctgtccTTTTATGGGACAGAAGCACGTATATGGGCCTGGATGCTGAACATGCCCCACAGTCCTCCCAAAGAAGGAGCAAAAGCACTTCGACAGAGCACTCCTGTTGCCAAACCAGTCACG GCTGCATGTGACCACGACAGAGCTTGTGGAAGGGGTTTCTCATGTGATCGCCACTTTGGCCTTTGTGTGCCTCTAAGAGGGGAGGGTCATTACTGTCGGAGAGATGCACAATGTGTTCGTGGACTTAGCTGCATGTTCGGGAAGTGCCACCGCAGTATCCCCGATGGACAAGAGG GTGCCAGGTGTAAAGTTGACAGAGACTGTGGAGCATCGATGTGTTGTGCCCGGCATCATGGTGAGCAGGTGTGCAAAAGAAGACTGACGTTAGATGAGAGCTGTTATGTGCCTGATGGTGGCCTGGCATTCAGCATCAACCAGATTTGTCCGTGTGATGAGGGTTTACTTTGTCGTGAAAGCAGTGGAAAGCTACAGAGAGA gAGGGAGTTTATATACCAGCCAGAACGAACAAGCTGGACCTGTCAAGTGCCCAACCTTTGA
- the LOC113028124 gene encoding plexin domain-containing protein 1-like isoform X2, translated as MGLYAVLLICLSQAELGRVWAQEHEDAWSGTALEDPSSFHRTRRDQQTPHKHREARSSQAEGGGGVDISPLPDNMTRIVEDSQKYYRWQSFGPTDTQTASLWVDMDNLHKNQVRIHGILSNAHRQAARVALSFDFPFYGHYLRQIIIATGGFIYMGEITHRMLTATQYVAPLMANFDPSFTKNSTVRYSDNGNLFVVQWDKVRLKDREAAGPFTFQAALHKNGTIVFNYKDIPLPVEEINSTEHPLKVGLSDAFMGHLPTSLLSAKRRTIYEYHRVAIDTTKIVSGSAFEFTPLPTCLQHTSCDLCLTSNLTSSCGWCNTLQRCSDGIDRHRQEWLDYNCPEEAKGMCEDYNTVLPEATMSSFNHSSPGPTVSVLEEQPVTRDIQTSPPNNGMTENTAIIAGVVAALVLLVALTLLAVYYINTHPTVAPPFYLMQRRTNNYWPSMKFRNQGCHSSYAEVELGGHEKEGFIEAEHCC; from the exons ATGGGGCTTTATGCTGTTCTCCTCATCTGTCTCTCCCAGGCTGAGCTAGGCAGAGTCTGGGCTCAAGAGCATGAAG ATGCATGGAGTGGAACTGCTTTGGAAGATCCGTCCAGTTTTCACAGAACCAGGAGAGACCAGCAgaccccacacaaacacagggaagCCCGCAGCTCACAggctgaaggaggaggaggagttgatATCAGTCCCCTGCCTGACAACATGACTCGCATAGTG GAGGACTCCCAGAAGTACTACAGATGGCAGAGTTTTGGTccaacagacacacagactgcAAGCTTGTGGGTGGATATGGACAACCTGCACAAAAACCAAGTCAGAATTCACGGCATACTGTCCAACGCGCATCGACAGGCAGCG AGAGTGGCACTCTCCTTTGATTTCCCCTTCTATGGGCACTACTTGAGACAAATTATTATAGCAACTGGAG GTTTCATCTACATGGGTGAAATAACTCACAGAATGCTAACCGCCACCCAGTATGTCGCTCCCCTCATGGCCAATTTTGACCCTAGCTTTACTAAAAATTCAACAGTGAGGTACTCGGATAATG GAAATTTATTTGTCGTGCAGTGGGACAAAGTGCGGTTAAAGGACCGAGAGGCAGCGGGGCCTTTTACTTTCCAGGCAGCGCTCCACAAAAATGGAACAATTGTTTTCAACTACAAAGAT ATCCCATTGCCAGTGGAGGAAATAAATTCTACTGAGCATCCGCTGAAAGTTGGACTATCTGACGCTTTCATGGGACACCTCCCTACATCACTGCTGTCAG CAAAGCGGCGTACTATCTATGAGTATCATCGTGTTGCCATTGACACCACAAAGATTGTGAGCGGATCAGCTTTTGAGTTCACACCTCTGCCCA CTTGTCTTCAACACACATCCTGTGATCTCTGCCTAACATCCAACTTGACAAGCAGCTGTGGCTGGTGCAACACACTTCAACG ATGTTCTGATGGTATAGACCGACATAGACAAGAGTGGCTGGATTACAACTGCCCTGAAGAG GCTAAAGGCATGTGTGAGGACTACAACACAGTTCTACCTGAAGCAACTATGAGCTCCTTTAATCACTCCTCTCCAGGTCCAACCGTTTCAGTGCTTGAAGAACAGCCTGTTACTAGGG ATATACAGACGAGCCCTCCAAACAACGGGATGACAGAGAACACGGCCATCATCGCAGGCGTTGTGGCTGCTCTAGTTCTGCTTGTAGCTCTCACCTTACTGGCTGTTTACTACATCAACACACATCCCACAGTGGCTCCACCATTCTACCTCATGCAG CGACGCACCAATAACTACTGGCCCTCTATGAAGTTCCGCAATCAGGGCTGTCACTCCAGTTATGCTGAAGTCGAGCTCGGGGGCCATGAAAAGGAAGGCTTCATTGAAGCTGAGCACTGCTGCTAA
- the LOC113028124 gene encoding plexin domain-containing protein 1-like isoform X1, producing MGLYAVLLICLSQAELGRVWAQEHEDAWSGTALEDPSSFHRTRRDQQTPHKHREARSSQAEGGGGVDISPLPDNMTRIVEDSQKYYRWQSFGPTDTQTASLWVDMDNLHKNQVRIHGILSNAHRQAARVALSFDFPFYGHYLRQIIIATGGFIYMGEITHRMLTATQYVAPLMANFDPSFTKNSTVRYSDNGNLFVVQWDKVRLKDREAAGPFTFQAALHKNGTIVFNYKDIPLPVEEINSTEHPLKVGLSDAFMGHLPTSLLSEAKRRTIYEYHRVAIDTTKIVSGSAFEFTPLPTCLQHTSCDLCLTSNLTSSCGWCNTLQRCSDGIDRHRQEWLDYNCPEEAKGMCEDYNTVLPEATMSSFNHSSPGPTVSVLEEQPVTRDIQTSPPNNGMTENTAIIAGVVAALVLLVALTLLAVYYINTHPTVAPPFYLMQRRTNNYWPSMKFRNQGCHSSYAEVELGGHEKEGFIEAEHCC from the exons ATGGGGCTTTATGCTGTTCTCCTCATCTGTCTCTCCCAGGCTGAGCTAGGCAGAGTCTGGGCTCAAGAGCATGAAG ATGCATGGAGTGGAACTGCTTTGGAAGATCCGTCCAGTTTTCACAGAACCAGGAGAGACCAGCAgaccccacacaaacacagggaagCCCGCAGCTCACAggctgaaggaggaggaggagttgatATCAGTCCCCTGCCTGACAACATGACTCGCATAGTG GAGGACTCCCAGAAGTACTACAGATGGCAGAGTTTTGGTccaacagacacacagactgcAAGCTTGTGGGTGGATATGGACAACCTGCACAAAAACCAAGTCAGAATTCACGGCATACTGTCCAACGCGCATCGACAGGCAGCG AGAGTGGCACTCTCCTTTGATTTCCCCTTCTATGGGCACTACTTGAGACAAATTATTATAGCAACTGGAG GTTTCATCTACATGGGTGAAATAACTCACAGAATGCTAACCGCCACCCAGTATGTCGCTCCCCTCATGGCCAATTTTGACCCTAGCTTTACTAAAAATTCAACAGTGAGGTACTCGGATAATG GAAATTTATTTGTCGTGCAGTGGGACAAAGTGCGGTTAAAGGACCGAGAGGCAGCGGGGCCTTTTACTTTCCAGGCAGCGCTCCACAAAAATGGAACAATTGTTTTCAACTACAAAGAT ATCCCATTGCCAGTGGAGGAAATAAATTCTACTGAGCATCCGCTGAAAGTTGGACTATCTGACGCTTTCATGGGACACCTCCCTACATCACTGCTGTCAG AAGCAAAGCGGCGTACTATCTATGAGTATCATCGTGTTGCCATTGACACCACAAAGATTGTGAGCGGATCAGCTTTTGAGTTCACACCTCTGCCCA CTTGTCTTCAACACACATCCTGTGATCTCTGCCTAACATCCAACTTGACAAGCAGCTGTGGCTGGTGCAACACACTTCAACG ATGTTCTGATGGTATAGACCGACATAGACAAGAGTGGCTGGATTACAACTGCCCTGAAGAG GCTAAAGGCATGTGTGAGGACTACAACACAGTTCTACCTGAAGCAACTATGAGCTCCTTTAATCACTCCTCTCCAGGTCCAACCGTTTCAGTGCTTGAAGAACAGCCTGTTACTAGGG ATATACAGACGAGCCCTCCAAACAACGGGATGACAGAGAACACGGCCATCATCGCAGGCGTTGTGGCTGCTCTAGTTCTGCTTGTAGCTCTCACCTTACTGGCTGTTTACTACATCAACACACATCCCACAGTGGCTCCACCATTCTACCTCATGCAG CGACGCACCAATAACTACTGGCCCTCTATGAAGTTCCGCAATCAGGGCTGTCACTCCAGTTATGCTGAAGTCGAGCTCGGGGGCCATGAAAAGGAAGGCTTCATTGAAGCTGAGCACTGCTGCTAA